One region of Demequina sp. TMPB413 genomic DNA includes:
- the nuoH gene encoding NADH-quinone oxidoreductase subunit NuoH, translated as MTVLPMAIDQNTLAGDSIWVTIIKAVLILVFLLTSVLFAVWFERRVIGRLQERPGPNRHGPFGLFQSVMDAMKLLMKEDITVRASEKLIYIAAPMISVFAALLIFAVIPFGPETRIPFTDEVTPLQLTDFPVAVLYILACAALGVYGIVLGGWASGSTYPLMGAVRSTAQVISYELAMGLSLVTVFMFSGAMSTQEIVAAQEDVWWALPLLPAFVIYLISMVGETNRLPFDLPEAEGELVAGFMTEYSSMKFAWFFLAEYMNMINVSAVAATLFLGGWRPLWWHEWPGYYMLSNGIFPPLWLIIKIWLLMFLFVWIRGSVLRFRYEQFMRFGWKVLIPVALSWVVLSGVGMVLLPHFNRNTSYFVMFAPIIALLLAWVVFSLVADSKAMKREEQEAARREKFETDEFDAFAGGYPVPPLPGQKLPPSPRSGRTVDAVKEAQGD; from the coding sequence ATGACCGTGCTGCCGATGGCCATCGACCAGAACACGTTGGCTGGAGACTCGATCTGGGTCACCATCATCAAGGCCGTCTTGATCCTCGTCTTCCTCTTGACGTCGGTGTTGTTCGCCGTGTGGTTCGAGCGGCGCGTGATTGGCCGACTCCAGGAGCGCCCAGGCCCCAACCGGCATGGCCCCTTCGGCCTGTTCCAGTCCGTCATGGACGCCATGAAGCTGCTGATGAAGGAAGACATCACGGTCAGGGCTTCCGAGAAGCTCATCTACATCGCGGCACCCATGATCTCGGTGTTCGCCGCGCTGCTGATCTTCGCGGTGATTCCCTTTGGACCAGAGACGCGCATCCCCTTCACCGACGAGGTGACGCCGCTCCAGCTCACCGACTTCCCGGTGGCGGTGCTGTACATCCTGGCCTGTGCCGCGCTCGGCGTGTACGGCATCGTGCTGGGAGGCTGGGCCTCCGGCTCCACGTACCCGCTCATGGGCGCCGTGCGCTCCACCGCTCAGGTGATCTCCTACGAGCTCGCGATGGGCCTGTCGCTCGTCACGGTGTTCATGTTCTCCGGTGCGATGAGCACTCAAGAGATCGTGGCCGCTCAAGAAGACGTGTGGTGGGCGCTGCCGCTCCTGCCCGCGTTCGTGATCTACCTCATCTCGATGGTGGGCGAGACCAACCGCTTGCCTTTCGACCTTCCAGAGGCCGAGGGTGAACTGGTCGCAGGCTTCATGACGGAGTACTCGTCGATGAAGTTCGCGTGGTTCTTCTTGGCCGAGTACATGAACATGATCAACGTCTCCGCCGTCGCCGCAACCCTCTTCCTTGGCGGCTGGCGGCCGCTGTGGTGGCACGAGTGGCCCGGTTACTACATGCTCAGCAACGGCATCTTCCCGCCCCTGTGGCTGATCATCAAGATCTGGCTGCTGATGTTCCTCTTTGTGTGGATCCGCGGTTCCGTACTCCGGTTCCGCTACGAACAGTTCATGCGCTTCGGCTGGAAGGTGCTCATCCCCGTCGCCCTCAGCTGGGTGGTCCTGTCCGGTGTGGGCATGGTGCTCCTGCCTCACTTCAACAGGAACACCTCGTACTTTGTGATGTTCGCACCGATCATCGCGTTGCTGTTGGCGTGGGTCGTGTTCTCGCTTGTGGCAGATTCCAAGGCGATGAAGCGCGAGGAGCAAGAGGCCGCGCGCAGGGAGAAGTTCGAGACAGACGAGTTCGACGCCTTTGCCGGCGGCTACCCCGTCCCGCCACTTCCAGGCCAGAAGCTGCCGCCGTCCCCGCGGTCCGGCCGCACCGTCGACGCTGTTAAGGAGGCACAGGGTGACTGA
- the nuoI gene encoding NADH-quinone oxidoreductase subunit NuoI, with protein sequence MTDHHDETPQAFTSNLPQPGGIAGALLPVAGFGVTLRNFFRPTVTEQYPTTPANIQPRYHGRHQLNRYPDGLEKCIGCELCAWACPADAIYVEADSNTPDAQFSPGERYGKVYQINYLRCIFCGLCIEACPTRALTMTNEIELAGPTREGLIYEKQDLLAPMEEGMLAAPHPMVEGTTDTHYYTGDVLRTTPEQEAWVRAYRPDDPTLPENVASRGDADAAAADEATRPRATPSPADDEVGLSGPRGRQH encoded by the coding sequence GTGACTGACCACCACGACGAAACCCCACAGGCCTTTACGTCCAACCTGCCCCAACCGGGCGGGATCGCTGGGGCATTGTTGCCGGTCGCAGGCTTTGGCGTCACGCTGCGCAATTTCTTCCGGCCCACCGTGACGGAGCAGTACCCCACCACTCCGGCAAACATCCAGCCGCGCTATCACGGCAGGCACCAACTCAACCGCTATCCAGACGGCCTCGAGAAGTGCATCGGTTGCGAGTTGTGTGCATGGGCGTGCCCGGCAGACGCCATCTACGTCGAGGCGGATTCGAACACGCCTGACGCGCAGTTCAGTCCAGGTGAGCGGTACGGCAAGGTCTACCAAATCAACTACCTGCGCTGCATCTTCTGCGGACTGTGCATCGAGGCCTGCCCCACCAGGGCGCTCACCATGACCAACGAGATCGAGTTGGCCGGGCCTACCCGCGAGGGACTCATTTACGAGAAGCAGGACCTCCTGGCACCCATGGAGGAGGGCATGCTTGCGGCGCCTCACCCCATGGTCGAGGGCACCACCGACACCCACTACTACACGGGAGATGTGCTGCGCACCACGCCAGAGCAGGAGGCCTGGGTGAGGGCGTACCGTCCCGACGACCCGACGCTTCCTGAGAACGTGGCAAGCCGAGGCGACGCCGACGCTGCGGCGGCCGACGAGGCGACGCGCCCGCGTGCGACCCCGTCGCCCGCTGACGACGAGGTGGGCCTCAGCGGACCGAGGGGAAGGCAACACTGA
- a CDS encoding NADH-quinone oxidoreductase subunit J, translating into MISPVLFWVVAFITVIPALALLFARKSVHVAMAVVLVMVGLAVSYVALAAPFLGVVQIVVYTGAVMMLFLFTLMLVGVDSRESLKETITGQRWIALGLALGLGALLISVVSRLTFPVAKNPTVGEPVEVASWLFGDYVLVVEVLGFLLITSAVGALVLTHVPRLFPKRTQAEIQAARVAAGADPVNKAFPGVYARHNALDAPALGPDGAPLEDSVSRVLKARSQTIDGSEFKDDNEARRRELGAKEDDA; encoded by the coding sequence ATGATCTCTCCCGTCCTGTTCTGGGTGGTGGCCTTCATCACCGTCATCCCCGCGCTCGCCTTGCTGTTTGCACGCAAGTCAGTGCACGTGGCGATGGCGGTCGTGCTCGTCATGGTCGGCCTCGCCGTGTCCTACGTCGCGCTCGCCGCGCCGTTCCTCGGGGTGGTGCAGATCGTCGTCTACACGGGCGCCGTCATGATGCTGTTCCTGTTCACCCTCATGCTCGTGGGCGTTGACAGTAGAGAGAGCCTCAAGGAGACCATCACTGGTCAGCGGTGGATCGCCCTCGGGCTTGCTCTTGGCCTTGGTGCCCTGCTCATCAGCGTGGTGAGCAGGCTGACGTTCCCCGTGGCGAAGAACCCCACGGTGGGCGAGCCTGTCGAGGTGGCCAGCTGGCTGTTCGGCGACTACGTGTTGGTGGTGGAGGTGCTGGGCTTCTTGCTCATCACGTCGGCGGTGGGCGCCTTGGTCCTCACCCACGTGCCGCGCCTCTTCCCCAAGCGCACTCAAGCCGAGATCCAGGCGGCCAGGGTCGCTGCTGGTGCCGATCCCGTCAACAAGGCGTTCCCCGGTGTCTATGCCCGTCACAATGCGCTCGACGCGCCGGCGCTCGGCCCCGACGGCGCTCCGCTCGAGGATTCCGTCTCACGCGTGCTGAAGGCCCGCAGCCAGACCATCGATGGCTCCGAGTTCAAGGATGACAACGAGGCTCGCAGACGCGAGTTGGGTGCCAAGGAGGACGACGCGTGA
- the nuoK gene encoding NADH-quinone oxidoreductase subunit NuoK encodes MSPVNFVYLASVLFAIGAAAVLLRRNAIIAFMGVELMLNAANLTLVAFSRMIGEVNGQIMAFFVMVVAAAEVVVGLAIIIAVFRARQGISLDEPSELKG; translated from the coding sequence GTGAGTCCCGTCAACTTTGTCTACCTGGCGTCGGTGCTGTTCGCCATTGGCGCCGCGGCCGTACTGCTGCGCCGCAACGCCATCATCGCGTTCATGGGCGTCGAGCTCATGCTCAACGCCGCGAACCTGACCCTCGTGGCGTTCTCGCGCATGATCGGCGAGGTCAATGGCCAGATCATGGCGTTCTTTGTCATGGTGGTCGCCGCCGCAGAGGTGGTGGTGGGACTCGCCATCATCATCGCGGTGTTCCGCGCACGTCAGGGCATCTCGCTCGATGAACCGTCTGAGCTGAAGGGTTAA
- the nuoL gene encoding NADH-quinone oxidoreductase subunit L — MLSVTWLLIAVPLASFFVLMLAGRRADAWGHWLGVAASSATAVIGIGAFFQMLGRDAEARSESVHLFTWLSGSDLHLDAGLLVDQLSLTFVMLVTVVGTLIHVYSVAYMEHDPNRRMFFAYLNLFIAAMLLLVLADSYLLLFVGWEGVGLASYLLIGFWNHKNEYATAANKAFVVNRVGDVGLIIAMGLMFAHFGSLNFADVLGSVDQVSTPVLTAIGLTLLLAATGKSAQFPLQSWLGDAMAGPTPVSALIHAATMVTAGVYLIVRSGAIYEAADDARVVVAIVGAVTLIMGAIIGSAKDDIKKALAASTMSQIGYMMLAAGLGPVGYVFAIFHLVTHGFFKAGMFLGAGSVMHGMNDQTDMRRFGALRTAMVTTWITFGLGWLAILGVPPFSGFWSKDKIIESAFVGEGWQPWVFGLTALIGAGMTAFYMSRLFFMTFHGKARWTDDQHPHESSLLMTVPMIVLAAGSAFLGLFLAVGNRFQHWLEPVTGAHGEHHPVLSVPVITTLTLLLVAAGAALAYWIYWRHDVPTEAPPPSLGVLAARNDLFQDSVNRAVFQIPGTHLTRTLVYADAALVDGAVNKQATGVAAFGEASRRFQSGKVRSYAMLMLLGFLVLASIIVVGG; from the coding sequence ATGCTGTCCGTCACCTGGCTGCTCATTGCGGTCCCGCTTGCGAGTTTCTTTGTGCTCATGCTCGCCGGCCGTCGCGCCGACGCGTGGGGCCACTGGCTCGGCGTCGCCGCCTCGTCCGCCACCGCCGTGATCGGCATCGGCGCGTTCTTCCAGATGCTGGGCAGGGACGCAGAGGCGCGCTCCGAATCGGTGCACCTGTTCACCTGGCTGTCGGGAAGTGACCTGCACCTCGACGCAGGGTTGCTGGTCGACCAGCTGTCGCTCACGTTCGTCATGCTCGTCACGGTGGTGGGCACGCTCATTCACGTGTACTCCGTGGCGTACATGGAGCATGACCCGAACCGCCGCATGTTCTTCGCGTACCTCAACCTGTTCATCGCGGCGATGCTGCTGCTGGTGCTCGCGGACTCCTACCTGCTGCTGTTTGTGGGCTGGGAGGGCGTGGGTCTCGCGTCCTACTTGCTGATCGGCTTCTGGAACCACAAGAACGAATACGCGACCGCCGCCAACAAGGCGTTCGTGGTCAACCGCGTCGGCGATGTTGGCCTCATCATTGCGATGGGTCTGATGTTCGCCCACTTCGGCTCACTGAACTTTGCGGACGTGCTGGGCAGCGTGGACCAGGTGTCCACGCCGGTGCTCACCGCCATCGGCCTCACCCTGCTGCTCGCCGCGACAGGCAAGTCGGCGCAGTTCCCGCTGCAGTCATGGCTCGGCGACGCGATGGCAGGCCCCACGCCAGTGTCGGCCCTCATCCACGCCGCCACCATGGTGACCGCTGGCGTGTACCTCATCGTCCGCTCCGGCGCGATCTACGAAGCCGCCGACGACGCCCGCGTGGTGGTCGCCATCGTCGGCGCCGTCACGCTCATCATGGGTGCGATTATCGGTAGCGCCAAGGACGACATCAAGAAGGCGCTCGCCGCCTCGACGATGTCCCAGATCGGCTACATGATGCTGGCGGCGGGACTCGGCCCTGTCGGCTACGTCTTCGCCATCTTCCACCTGGTCACGCACGGCTTCTTCAAGGCTGGCATGTTCCTGGGTGCAGGCTCCGTGATGCACGGCATGAACGACCAGACGGACATGCGTCGCTTCGGCGCGCTGCGCACCGCCATGGTCACCACGTGGATCACGTTCGGGCTTGGCTGGCTCGCGATCCTTGGCGTGCCGCCGTTCTCCGGCTTCTGGTCGAAGGACAAGATCATCGAGTCCGCGTTCGTGGGAGAGGGCTGGCAGCCGTGGGTGTTCGGCCTCACCGCGCTGATCGGCGCAGGCATGACGGCGTTCTACATGTCGCGACTGTTCTTCATGACGTTCCACGGCAAGGCCAGGTGGACGGATGATCAGCACCCCCACGAGTCCTCACTCCTGATGACGGTGCCCATGATCGTGCTCGCGGCGGGCTCCGCCTTCCTTGGCCTGTTCCTTGCCGTCGGCAATCGGTTCCAGCACTGGCTCGAGCCGGTGACGGGCGCGCACGGAGAGCACCACCCGGTGCTGTCAGTGCCCGTGATCACCACGCTCACGCTGCTGCTGGTCGCCGCTGGCGCGGCGCTCGCGTACTGGATCTACTGGCGTCACGACGTGCCCACGGAGGCCCCGCCGCCATCGCTCGGCGTCCTGGCCGCGCGCAACGACCTCTTCCAAGACTCCGTGAACAGGGCCGTGTTCCAGATCCCTGGAACCCACCTCACGCGGACCCTCGTCTACGCCGATGCCGCACTCGTGGACGGCGCCGTCAACAAGCAGGCCACCGGCGTCGCCGCCTTTGGCGAGGCAAGCAGACGCTTCCAGTCAGGAAAGGTGCGCTCCTACGCGATGCTCATGCTGCTCGGATTCCTGGTACTCGCCAGCATCATCGTGGTGGGGGGATAA
- a CDS encoding NADH-quinone oxidoreductase subunit M: protein MAILTILIAVPAVAGIALLTVPQLRGYAREFALGVAVLEFFLAVGMLMAFDRGAAGEIQFSETYAWIPQIGASWALGVNGIGLSLILLSVVLTPLTMLAGWNEDVAESRRAQYYGLILISLAFMVGIFAARDVFLFYVMFEAMLIPLYFLIGSFGGEQRRYAAVKFLIYSLLGGLIMLVAVIALFIAGPGGEQGFLTANLTGLTFDEPWIENLLFLGFFIAFAIKAPMVPVHTWLPTVAESARAGTTALLVAVLDKVGTFGMLTLCLMLFPGASQWAAPVIIVFAVISVIYGALAAIGQDNMFRLVAFTSVSHFGIMVLGIFAFTRTSVEGATFYMLSHGLSTGALFLLVGFLVKRHGTASVGAFGGLQRVVPVFAGTFLIVGLSALALPGMAPFASEIMVLIGAYEATRWGVIIAALGVILAALYILLMYKKVFTGPTPEAMEPTTELSLTERVVIWPLIAAMLVLGFVPALAVDYFKDPSAAIVVSIEEAGQ, encoded by the coding sequence ATGGCCATTTTGACAATCCTCATCGCCGTCCCCGCCGTCGCGGGCATCGCCCTGCTCACGGTGCCTCAGTTGCGCGGCTACGCCCGCGAGTTCGCGCTCGGCGTCGCGGTGCTGGAGTTCTTCCTCGCCGTCGGCATGCTCATGGCTTTCGACCGGGGCGCTGCTGGCGAGATCCAGTTCTCCGAGACCTACGCATGGATCCCACAGATCGGCGCCAGCTGGGCGCTGGGCGTCAACGGCATCGGGCTCAGCCTGATTCTGTTGTCAGTGGTGCTCACGCCGTTGACGATGCTCGCGGGCTGGAACGAGGACGTCGCCGAGTCGCGCAGAGCTCAGTACTACGGGCTCATCCTGATCAGCCTCGCGTTCATGGTGGGCATCTTCGCCGCACGCGACGTCTTCCTGTTCTACGTGATGTTCGAGGCGATGCTGATCCCGCTGTACTTCCTCATCGGCTCCTTCGGTGGCGAGCAACGCCGCTATGCCGCGGTGAAGTTCCTCATCTACTCGCTGCTCGGCGGACTCATCATGCTGGTGGCCGTCATCGCGCTGTTTATCGCGGGGCCTGGCGGCGAACAGGGCTTCCTCACGGCCAACCTCACCGGTCTGACGTTTGACGAGCCGTGGATCGAGAACCTCCTGTTCCTTGGCTTCTTCATCGCCTTCGCGATCAAGGCGCCCATGGTGCCCGTCCACACGTGGCTGCCCACGGTCGCGGAGTCCGCGCGCGCCGGCACCACGGCGCTGCTGGTCGCGGTGCTCGACAAGGTGGGCACCTTCGGCATGCTGACCTTGTGCCTCATGCTGTTCCCCGGCGCCTCGCAGTGGGCGGCGCCGGTGATCATCGTGTTCGCGGTCATCTCGGTGATCTACGGGGCGCTCGCCGCGATCGGTCAAGACAACATGTTCCGCCTGGTGGCGTTCACCTCCGTCAGCCACTTCGGCATCATGGTGCTCGGCATCTTCGCGTTCACCCGCACCTCGGTGGAGGGTGCCACCTTCTACATGCTCAGTCACGGACTGTCGACGGGAGCGTTGTTCCTGCTGGTCGGCTTCCTGGTCAAGCGCCACGGCACCGCTTCCGTTGGGGCGTTCGGCGGTCTGCAGCGAGTGGTGCCGGTCTTCGCGGGAACCTTCCTCATCGTCGGCCTGTCCGCGCTGGCGCTTCCCGGTATGGCGCCCTTCGCCTCCGAGATCATGGTGCTCATCGGTGCCTACGAGGCAACCCGTTGGGGCGTCATCATCGCCGCTCTCGGCGTGATTCTCGCGGCCCTGTACATCCTGCTCATGTACAAGAAGGTCTTCACCGGGCCCACTCCAGAGGCCATGGAACCCACCACGGAGCTCTCGCTCACGGAGCGCGTGGTCATTTGGCCGCTCATCGCGGCCATGCTGGTGCTCGGTTTTGTCCCGGCGCTCGCGGTGGACTACTTCAAGGATCCGAGCGCGGCCATCGTCGTCAGCATTGAGGAGGCGGGGCAGTGA
- the nuoN gene encoding NADH-quinone oxidoreductase subunit NuoN, translating into MTYNVPEIAWAPLAPIIIVLVAGAIGVLLGAFIRTVAVRRTAQLQLSIVALIAALFAIVWQWVAIESGGVVVLNTMIYLDRQALAWQFLLVVFAIGGVALFADRGKEDEDPFTPLGSVAPGSSEETVARRKGLAVTEVFPLALLATGGMMLFATVNDLVFLFVALELFSLPLYILVALARRRRLLSQEASLKYFLLGAFSSAIFLFGVALLYGATETTGMREMLGLYHPERHTLVLLGLFMVLVGLLFKIGAVPFHLWVPDAYQGAPSAVTAFMAAATKAAAVAALARLSYLVLYRFAWDLNWVIWTVAIASMVFGTVLAIVQTDVKRMLAYSSVAHAGFILVAFAGFSPLALSALPFYLATYGIATLGAFAVVTQVRELTPDGAVGAEATRLGQWAGLGKRSPLLAVAMSLFLLSFAGIPLTAGFVGKFVVFRAALEQGAWPLVVVAVLASAAAVFFYIRLAVLMFFTDAPDDTSPRVEVRATGIGRGVAIVAAVIVLVLGVMPSGALDLADDAGVLLAPAAVTGG; encoded by the coding sequence GTGACCTACAACGTTCCCGAGATCGCGTGGGCGCCGCTTGCGCCCATCATCATCGTGCTCGTGGCCGGTGCCATCGGTGTGCTGCTCGGGGCGTTCATCCGCACCGTGGCAGTGCGGCGCACCGCGCAGCTCCAACTGTCGATCGTCGCGCTCATCGCGGCGCTGTTCGCGATCGTGTGGCAGTGGGTCGCCATCGAGAGTGGCGGCGTGGTGGTGCTCAACACCATGATCTACCTGGACCGCCAGGCGCTCGCGTGGCAGTTCCTGCTGGTGGTCTTCGCTATCGGTGGCGTCGCACTCTTCGCAGACAGGGGCAAGGAAGACGAGGACCCCTTCACCCCGCTCGGCTCCGTCGCCCCCGGATCTTCTGAGGAGACGGTCGCGCGCCGCAAGGGTCTCGCCGTGACCGAAGTGTTCCCGCTCGCCCTACTCGCCACGGGCGGCATGATGCTCTTCGCCACGGTCAATGACCTGGTGTTCCTGTTCGTGGCGCTCGAACTGTTCTCGTTGCCGCTGTACATCCTCGTGGCCCTGGCGCGCAGGCGTCGGCTGCTCAGCCAGGAGGCCTCGCTCAAGTACTTCCTGCTCGGAGCCTTCTCGTCCGCGATCTTCCTCTTTGGTGTCGCGCTGCTCTATGGCGCCACCGAGACCACCGGCATGCGAGAGATGTTGGGCCTGTACCACCCAGAACGCCACACGCTGGTGCTGCTCGGTCTGTTCATGGTGCTCGTGGGCCTGCTGTTCAAGATCGGCGCGGTGCCGTTCCACCTGTGGGTGCCAGATGCCTACCAGGGCGCCCCGTCGGCCGTCACCGCCTTCATGGCAGCCGCCACCAAGGCCGCTGCGGTCGCGGCGCTCGCGCGGCTGTCCTACCTGGTGCTCTACCGCTTCGCGTGGGACCTGAACTGGGTGATCTGGACCGTCGCGATCGCGTCGATGGTGTTCGGCACCGTGCTCGCGATCGTGCAAACCGACGTCAAGCGCATGCTCGCCTACTCCTCCGTGGCCCACGCCGGCTTCATCCTGGTCGCGTTCGCAGGCTTCTCGCCGCTCGCGCTCTCGGCCCTCCCGTTCTACCTGGCCACGTACGGCATCGCGACGCTCGGCGCCTTCGCCGTGGTCACCCAGGTGCGCGAGCTCACGCCAGACGGCGCCGTCGGTGCCGAGGCCACTCGCCTCGGTCAATGGGCAGGGCTTGGCAAGCGCAGCCCGTTGCTCGCAGTCGCGATGTCGCTGTTCTTGCTGTCCTTCGCCGGCATCCCGCTCACGGCGGGCTTCGTGGGCAAGTTCGTGGTGTTCCGCGCGGCTCTCGAGCAGGGCGCCTGGCCGCTCGTGGTCGTGGCCGTGCTCGCGTCGGCCGCCGCGGTGTTCTTCTACATCCGCTTGGCCGTCCTCATGTTCTTCACCGACGCCCCCGACGACACAAGCCCTCGCGTCGAGGTGCGTGCCACCGGCATCGGCCGCGGTGTCGCGATCGTTGCCGCGGTCATCGTGCTGGTGCTGGGTGTCATGCCCTCCGGCGCGCTCGACCTTGCCGACGACGCTGGCGTGCTGCTCGCGCCCGCCGCCGTCACGGGCGGGTAG
- a CDS encoding polyprenyl synthetase family protein: protein MALPIGNAALEASISPRLALIEERLRDAVAQSDRLADATSRHLVDAGGKRLRPMLALLTAQLGDAARPEVLDAAVVVELTHLATLYHDDVMDSAPTRRGAPAAHEVWGNSVAILTGDLLFARASSVVAGLGPEAVRIQASTFERLCLGQLHETVGPADGEDAVLHYLQVLADKTGSLIATSARFGAMFAGCDRAIVEQVTHYGELAGVAFQIADDVLDIRSEGDVSGKTPGTDLREGVATMPVLLLRQRAAGPDGTEDDEALLADIAGDLTDDAVLADVVARLRAHPVLEETAALATEWSQQAMAAIEGLPDGEVRDALIAFAKALVARAA, encoded by the coding sequence ATGGCTCTGCCGATCGGCAACGCCGCGCTCGAGGCATCGATCTCTCCCAGGCTCGCGCTCATCGAGGAGCGATTGCGGGACGCGGTCGCGCAGTCTGACAGGCTTGCCGACGCCACCTCGCGTCACCTGGTCGACGCGGGGGGCAAGCGGCTACGGCCCATGCTCGCGCTGCTCACCGCCCAGTTGGGCGACGCCGCGCGGCCGGAGGTGCTCGACGCCGCCGTGGTGGTCGAGCTGACCCACCTCGCGACGCTGTATCACGACGACGTCATGGACTCCGCTCCCACCAGGCGCGGCGCCCCCGCAGCCCACGAGGTGTGGGGCAACTCCGTGGCGATCCTCACGGGCGACCTGTTGTTCGCTCGGGCATCGTCCGTGGTGGCCGGGCTCGGGCCGGAGGCGGTCCGCATCCAGGCCTCGACCTTCGAGCGGCTGTGCCTTGGCCAGCTGCACGAGACGGTGGGGCCCGCCGACGGCGAGGACGCCGTGCTGCACTATCTGCAGGTCCTGGCCGACAAGACGGGCTCGCTGATCGCCACGTCGGCACGCTTTGGTGCGATGTTCGCCGGTTGCGACCGTGCCATCGTGGAGCAGGTCACGCACTACGGCGAGCTCGCGGGCGTCGCGTTCCAGATCGCCGACGACGTGCTAGACATCCGCTCCGAAGGCGACGTCTCCGGCAAGACTCCCGGCACCGACCTGCGCGAGGGCGTCGCGACGATGCCGGTGCTGTTGTTGCGCCAACGTGCCGCCGGGCCAGACGGTACCGAGGACGACGAGGCCCTGCTGGCGGACATCGCCGGTGACCTCACGGACGACGCTGTCCTGGCCGACGTGGTGGCTCGCCTGCGTGCTCATCCTGTGCTCGAGGAGACCGCGGCTTTGGCCACGGAGTGGAGCCAGCAGGCGATGGCCGCGATCGAGGGACTGCCTGACGGAGAGGTCAGGGACGCGCTGATCGCGTTCGCCAAGGCACTGGTGGCCCGCGCGGCGTAG
- a CDS encoding O-methyltransferase has translation MTDLSPPSSERAHQVDAYLESLFVDADSTAAAVLKAQRDASLPDIAVSPMHARLLGILARSIGATTVVEFGTLGGYSTLHLARSVPPNGRVITHERDAGHAEVARTSLEKAGVGHKVTIRIGQAFDHIPALADDAPVDLTFIDADKRSNTAYFEAALAVSRPGSLIVVDNVVHGGDLADLDNEDEYATGARAVVELAARDPRVEATVIQTVGRKGYDGLLIATVL, from the coding sequence ATGACTGACTTGTCCCCGCCATCGTCCGAGCGTGCCCATCAGGTTGACGCGTACCTGGAATCCCTGTTCGTGGACGCTGACTCCACCGCCGCAGCCGTGCTCAAGGCGCAGCGAGACGCGAGCCTTCCCGACATCGCCGTGAGCCCCATGCACGCGCGGTTGCTCGGCATCCTGGCCCGCAGCATCGGCGCCACCACAGTGGTTGAATTCGGTACGCTCGGCGGCTACTCGACCCTGCATCTGGCTCGATCCGTACCGCCGAACGGCCGCGTCATCACTCACGAGCGCGACGCGGGGCATGCCGAGGTCGCCCGCACAAGCTTGGAGAAGGCGGGCGTTGGCCACAAGGTCACCATCCGCATCGGCCAAGCGTTTGACCACATCCCCGCGCTCGCGGACGACGCTCCCGTCGATCTCACATTCATTGATGCGGACAAGCGCTCCAACACCGCGTACTTCGAGGCGGCGCTCGCGGTCTCGCGGCCGGGCAGCCTGATTGTGGTTGACAACGTGGTGCACGGGGGCGACCTGGCAGATCTGGACAACGAGGACGAGTACGCCACGGGCGCGCGCGCCGTGGTCGAGCTCGCCGCGCGCGACCCAAGGGTCGAGGCAACCGTGATCCAAACCGTGGGACGCAAGGGCTACGACGGCCTGCTCATCGCGACAGTCCTCTAG
- a CDS encoding IS481 family transposase: MSHANTALTPVHRARIGRLVVEEGWSVAEAARFFRVSYPTASKWVRRYAEMGRAGMDDRSSRPHRSPTKTAQPLVRKIVHVRIKKRVGPVEIASRTGIPASTVYAVLKRCRFNRLSHVDVRTGEVIRCYEHDHPGSMIHVDVKKLGNIPDGGGWRYVGRQQGGKNKRTTVGVRRNATRHAVLGHAYVHTVIDDHSRVAYAEIHGDETAATATGVLHRAVAWFTTHGIHVEAVLSDNDSCYRSHAWREACRDLGIKHRRTRPYRPQTNGKIERLHRTMADGWAYAKHYNTEKARRAALPAWIHFYNHHRQHSAIGKVPPITRLSNLPEHYT; this comes from the coding sequence GTGTCTCACGCCAATACTGCTTTGACTCCCGTGCATCGGGCCAGGATCGGTCGTCTCGTGGTGGAGGAAGGCTGGTCGGTCGCTGAAGCGGCGAGGTTCTTCAGGGTGTCGTATCCCACGGCGTCGAAGTGGGTGCGCCGGTATGCGGAGATGGGCAGGGCGGGTATGGACGATCGTTCATCCCGCCCGCACCGATCACCGACCAAGACTGCTCAGCCGTTGGTGCGCAAAATCGTGCACGTGCGCATCAAGAAACGTGTCGGGCCGGTCGAGATTGCGTCCCGCACAGGTATCCCCGCTTCGACCGTTTACGCGGTGTTGAAACGATGTCGCTTCAACCGCCTGTCACATGTGGACGTGCGCACCGGTGAGGTGATCCGCTGTTACGAGCACGACCACCCCGGATCAATGATCCACGTCGACGTGAAGAAGCTGGGCAACATCCCTGATGGTGGGGGTTGGAGATACGTTGGCAGACAGCAAGGCGGAAAGAACAAGCGCACCACCGTCGGTGTGAGGCGCAATGCCACACGACACGCGGTCCTCGGCCACGCCTACGTTCACACCGTCATCGATGACCACTCCCGCGTCGCGTATGCCGAGATCCACGGCGACGAGACCGCCGCCACCGCCACCGGTGTCCTCCACCGAGCGGTTGCCTGGTTCACAACCCACGGCATCCACGTCGAAGCCGTCCTGTCAGACAATGACAGCTGCTACCGCTCCCACGCCTGGCGTGAGGCCTGCCGCGACCTCGGGATCAAACACCGCCGCACCCGCCCCTACCGGCCCCAAACCAACGGCAAGATCGAACGCCTTCACCGCACGATGGCCGACGGTTGGGCCTACGCGAAGCACTACAACACCGAAAAGGCCCGCCGAGCAGCCCTACCCGCCTGGATCCACTTCTACAATCACCACAGGCAACACTCCGCCATCGGCAAAGTCCCACCCATCACCCGATTAAGCAACCTGCCTGAGCACTACACCTAG